A single region of the Deinococcus carri genome encodes:
- a CDS encoding acyl-CoA-binding protein, whose product MQEAFEQAQQAVQGLPKKPGNDILLKLYALYKQGTVGDVSGQRPGGFDFVGGAKYDAWAGLRGLSREEAQREYVNLVETLKARG is encoded by the coding sequence ATGCAAGAAGCGTTCGAGCAGGCGCAACAAGCTGTGCAGGGCCTCCCCAAAAAGCCGGGGAACGACATCCTCCTCAAGCTCTATGCCCTGTACAAGCAGGGCACGGTGGGCGACGTGAGCGGCCAGCGTCCGGGTGGCTTCGATTTCGTGGGCGGGGCCAAGTACGATGCCTGGGCCGGTCTGCGTGGGCTGAGCCGCGAGGAGGCGCAGCGCGAGTACGTGAACCTGGTGGAGACTCTCAAGGCACGCGGCTGA